The nucleotide window TTTGATAGCATCGCGCCGTCAGAAGAAGTAAGATCTGCATCTATAAATCCACCGTAACGCTGCGCACCGCGTCGACTTAGGCGGGCATGCCACTGCCCGATCCGAACGGTCGAAGGAGTGATCGTGCCCCGGCTTCCAAACGCACCGCTGTCAATTTTATCCCGCCCCACCCAAACGCTTCCTCATCGATCGCATCGGCGGAACCGTGTCCTCCCCATCCCTGCGTTCGGCTTTATCCTCCTAGCTGTTTTGATCAGCCCCGGCCTTTCCAGGGCCCACGACGAAGATCACGACGGGGCCGTCCGTCCGATCCTTGAATGCGTGACCCCCATGGCCGACGGAAGCTATTCGGCGTTGTTCGGGTTTAAGAATGAGAACGCCTTCACCGTTAAGATTCCAGTTGGATCGAACAACAAGTTTTCGCCGTCGCCCGTCAATCGCGGGCAGACGACAGCCTTCAAACCGGGCCGGATCGTCGGGGCGTTTCGGGTTTCGTTCAACGGTTCCAATCTGGTTTGGACGTTGGAAGGACCGGATGACGACCGCCGCACCGCCACGGCTTCTTCAAAATCGACCCGCTGCGCCAATCAAGCGCCTCATGCCGCGAATGATACCGCCGGCACGGTTCAAGGTGTATCGGTCACGGTCCAGGTACTGGCAAACGACTCCGATCCGGAGGGAACCGCGCTGACCGTGGCCGCGGTCGGTACCCCTGGCCACGGTTCCACAGTCATCAACGCAGACAACACCGTCGCCTATTATCCGGTCTCCACCTTCAGCGGGACGGACACGTTCAGCTATACGGCGCGTGACGCTGGCGGAGCCACCGGTACGGCGACGGTTACAGTGACCGTGACCGCCGATACAACCCCGCCGACGATTACTCCGACCGCCGCGCCTACGCCGAACGCGAATGGCTGGAATAACGCCGATGTGACGGTGAGTTTCACCTGCTCTGATTCCGGCAGCGGCGTGGCGAACTGCCCGGCGTCCATCACTGTCGTTACTCAAGGAACGAATCAGCTCGCAAGCGGTACGGCGAGCGACCTTGCAGGAAATACGGCCACCGCCCATATGGCTGTCAATATTGATAAGACCCAGCCGCTTATCACTATCACATCCCCTCAGAATGAGGCGGTCCTCAACGTCTCCAAACCCGGGATCTCGGTTCTATTTTCAGATGAAATCTCCGATATGGATGCGTCGACGGTTCATCTTTCTCTTGACGGTTTGGATGTCACTTCCGACGCGTTGATCACGGCATCCGGCCTGACTTACACCCCTAAAACAACCCTTGCGGACGGCTCCCATTCAGTCCTTGTGTCCGCTACGGACAAAGCAAATAATACGGGAAGCTCGTCGGCCACATTTACCACAAAGACAAGGACAAGACCTTTTATATTCCCCGAACCGGGATTTGATGCCGGAAGTTATAAAGATAGCAACAGTGCTTATAACGGACCTATGAAGGTTTCAGACATTAACAAGGACGGCATCCCGGACGTGGTCTTGGTCAACAACGGTGGTTCCGGATTTGGTCACAGCAGCAAGATCTCCGTGATCTTGGGCAAGGGAGACGGCGGTTTTCAAAACCCCGTCTCCTTCGGCGAGCTGAGCGGAGCCCCCGACACCGGATATGACGATATCGTGGCAGAGGACTTTAACAGCGACGCAATCCCGGACCTGGCCTTGACGGTTTCTCTCTCAAATAACCGGCATGAACTTCTCCTGTTCACCGGTAACGGCGACGGGACGTTTACAACGGGACCGAGTTATACCCTCAACGCCCCGGGAAGGATTTTAACGGGAATGTTCGATGCCGATTCGTATGTCGATACCGCCATTGCGGATCAAAACGGCGCCGTCCGTCTCTTCTACGGGATGGGTGACGGCTCTTTTAGCAACCCCGTGATGGTCTGGAGCGCCGACGCGGGCTCGGGGCTTACGGAGGCGGTCGCTTCCGATTTCAATCACGACGGTCTGGCCGATATCGGGTTGATTTTAGGAGACGGTTCGGGCGGTCACGAACTTTTGGTGTTGCTGAATAAAGACAACGGCGCATTCCAGTCTTCCACCGTCCTTCCGTGGGACGACAGCGTCTACCTATCAAACCTAACCGTCGGAGATCTCAATGGAGATGGTTTCCCCGATATTTTCATGATGAAAGACAACCCTTATTCCCTCCGGCCGGATTTGATCGTCTTCATAAATGACGGAAGCGGGAATTTTCAAGAGCCTCGAGTTGATAGCCCCGGGCTGGTGATCCCTTCAAACAACTATTCACTCCTGGGCGGTCGAACGGTCGAGTTCACCGATTTGAATGGCGATCGGAAGTTGGACCTTCTGATCGCATATCTTGGCACGGCATTCACATTTTTAGGAAACGGCGACGGGACCTTTCAGCCCCCTTCGGAATTTAGCACCGACGGCGGTTCGATGAATATCGGGGATTTTGATCAGGATGGAGCCCAGGACATCATTACAGTAGGAAGTTTCGATATTTTTATGCTCTTTGGTCGTGGCGACGGGGGTTTTATTGATCGAGTAGAAATTCCAACGACTGAAGCGATCTTTGGCATTGTGTCGGCGGATCTTGACGGAGATCATACCCCGGATCTTGTTCTCTCGGGAAACGGTTTTGTCTCTTTATTTTCTACGGTGCTGAACAGAGGAAATACCTGGATCGGAAATGACATCAGCCCTCCTTTTCAAGTGGATCGCACCTATCGCACGGGAATCGATCCCGTGGCCGTAAAGAGGGGGGACTTGAACAAAGACGGACATCCGGATCTTGTGGTTGCGAATGACTTATCGAATGACGTCTCCGTCTTGTTAAACAGCGGGAATGGCGACCTCAACGCGCCCGTTTCATATCCGGTCGGGTCGGCCCCCGCCTTTATCGCCCTGGAGGATCTCAACGGGGACGGCAACCCGGATATCGTCACGGTCAATAGCGGTTCAAATGATGTCTCCATCCTCCTGGGCAACGGGGACGGCAGCTTTCAAGCCCAGAAGATTTTTACCGCCGGACCGAATCCCAAGAGCCTGGCGATTGCGGATGTCAACGGCGATGGTCATCCGGATATCGTGGCGACGGATTACGATCCATCCGTCAATTACGTTTCGATTCTTTTGGGCAACGGCGATGGGACATTTCAGCCTTACTATCCATGGAACACCATCGGCCGCTTCCCTATCGCGATTCAAACGGGCGACTTCAACAGAGACGGCCTTGCGGATTTCGCCGTGGTCAATTACTTATATTATTCATCGTACGGGTTTCAAGCCAGCATGGTCACCCTTTTACTTGGAAAAGGAGACGGCTCGTTCGACGAAAAAATCGCCTATCAATCAAGCAATGTCTTTGTCTTCGATGCCATTTTAAGCGAGGACCTGAACGGGGATGGCAAACAGGATTTCATTGTTTTTGATTACGCGGCTTCCTCCGCGTGGGTGTTCTTAAATGACGGATACGGCCAGTTGGATGAGATGATACCCGTCGGGGGCTTGGAGGGCCTCTTATTATACGGAGGTCTCTCGGCAACCCTCGATGATTTAAACCATGACGGCCATCTTGATTTGCTTGTGGGAGGCGGGAGTTCTCTGCAGGTCTGGCTGGGGCAGGGGGACGGGACTTTTGCAAGAAGCTCATCCATCGGTGGATGGGAAGATGTGGCGTCGGTGGAAATGGCGGATTTGAACGGGGACGGTGTCCCGGACATCGCACTCGTGGATCATAACAACCTGTCGTTAATTCCCGGAAAGGGGAATGGAACCTTCGCCGGACAGGCTATCATCAATCAGGAGGCGGGCGTTTCTGAGATTTCAGGCATGGCCTCGGCGGACTTTAACGGCGACCGCAATCAGGATATCGTTCTGAGTGACGCTTTCTACAATCCGACGGGCGGCACACACGGCTATCCGAGGATCGAGCTCTACTGGGGGACGGGAGATAATACATTCAGACGGGGTCCGACACTGCAGACCTCAACTCTGCCCAATCGGGGCATTGTCGCAGCCGATATAAATCAGGACGGCCTTGTCGATATCGTGCTGGCTCAGGACCCGGGCGTGATGGTCTATATCAACAACGGGGATGAGACGTTCAGAGCACCCATCTCTTATACCATCAGTACAAGGTCGGTCGGCATACGGGTTGCCGACATCAATCAGGATAACCGTCTCGATATTGTCAGTCTGGATTCGACACCGATCAGCGGCCATCCCGGAGAGTTTTCATCGAGCCTCTCGATTCATACCGGAAACGGGGATGGAACATTTCAGCCTAACGGGACCATCCTGTTGGATCCGTTCGAGCCGTCCGATCTCCTTGTGCGGGATTTCAACGGAGACGGCTACCCGGATTTGGCCGTCGGCATGAACTTGGGCCATACACTTAGAATCTACCTCAACAATGGAAACGGGACCTTCAACGACCCGATGAGCTATGAGGTCGGGGTCGAACAGGGGACTTTGATCGCACAGGATTTCAATCAGGACGGTTTCATGGATCTGGTCGTCGGAGATTTGGAGTCCATAAACCTTTTGCTCGGCAATGGGAATGGGACGTTCCAACCCCCCGCCGCCTACGGATCGAACGGGCAAATGGTATCCACGGACTTTAACCTGGACGGCCGCATGGATATCGCCGTAGGTTCGGGCGGCACGGTCAAGCTCCTATTAAATCAGCTGCCCGCGTTATACACGCCCCCGTCCCCTCCTCAAAATCTTTCCGGCGCGGCCGGGGACGGCAGTGTCTCCCTGATCTGGGCCGCAAGTCCGGAAGCCGATCTAGCGGGTTACAATCTGTATCGAAGTCTTTATTCCGGGGGCGGTTATACAAAAATCAATGGCGCGCCGATCACCTCGCTTTCATACATCGACACCTCGGTCACGAATGGTCAACTCTATTTTTATACCGTTGCGGCTGTGAACACGCAGGGAGAAGAGAGCTCGCTTTCAAGCAAAATCAAGCTCACTCCCCATCCGGCCGATA belongs to Nitrospiria bacterium and includes:
- a CDS encoding FG-GAP-like repeat-containing protein, with protein sequence MADGSYSALFGFKNENAFTVKIPVGSNNKFSPSPVNRGQTTAFKPGRIVGAFRVSFNGSNLVWTLEGPDDDRRTATASSKSTRCANQAPHAANDTAGTVQGVSVTVQVLANDSDPEGTALTVAAVGTPGHGSTVINADNTVAYYPVSTFSGTDTFSYTARDAGGATGTATVTVTVTADTTPPTITPTAAPTPNANGWNNADVTVSFTCSDSGSGVANCPASITVVTQGTNQLASGTASDLAGNTATAHMAVNIDKTQPLITITSPQNEAVLNVSKPGISVLFSDEISDMDASTVHLSLDGLDVTSDALITASGLTYTPKTTLADGSHSVLVSATDKANNTGSSSATFTTKTRTRPFIFPEPGFDAGSYKDSNSAYNGPMKVSDINKDGIPDVVLVNNGGSGFGHSSKISVILGKGDGGFQNPVSFGELSGAPDTGYDDIVAEDFNSDAIPDLALTVSLSNNRHELLLFTGNGDGTFTTGPSYTLNAPGRILTGMFDADSYVDTAIADQNGAVRLFYGMGDGSFSNPVMVWSADAGSGLTEAVASDFNHDGLADIGLILGDGSGGHELLVLLNKDNGAFQSSTVLPWDDSVYLSNLTVGDLNGDGFPDIFMMKDNPYSLRPDLIVFINDGSGNFQEPRVDSPGLVIPSNNYSLLGGRTVEFTDLNGDRKLDLLIAYLGTAFTFLGNGDGTFQPPSEFSTDGGSMNIGDFDQDGAQDIITVGSFDIFMLFGRGDGGFIDRVEIPTTEAIFGIVSADLDGDHTPDLVLSGNGFVSLFSTVLNRGNTWIGNDISPPFQVDRTYRTGIDPVAVKRGDLNKDGHPDLVVANDLSNDVSVLLNSGNGDLNAPVSYPVGSAPAFIALEDLNGDGNPDIVTVNSGSNDVSILLGNGDGSFQAQKIFTAGPNPKSLAIADVNGDGHPDIVATDYDPSVNYVSILLGNGDGTFQPYYPWNTIGRFPIAIQTGDFNRDGLADFAVVNYLYYSSYGFQASMVTLLLGKGDGSFDEKIAYQSSNVFVFDAILSEDLNGDGKQDFIVFDYAASSAWVFLNDGYGQLDEMIPVGGLEGLLLYGGLSATLDDLNHDGHLDLLVGGGSSLQVWLGQGDGTFARSSSIGGWEDVASVEMADLNGDGVPDIALVDHNNLSLIPGKGNGTFAGQAIINQEAGVSEISGMASADFNGDRNQDIVLSDAFYNPTGGTHGYPRIELYWGTGDNTFRRGPTLQTSTLPNRGIVAADINQDGLVDIVLAQDPGVMVYINNGDETFRAPISYTISTRSVGIRVADINQDNRLDIVSLDSTPISGHPGEFSSSLSIHTGNGDGTFQPNGTILLDPFEPSDLLVRDFNGDGYPDLAVGMNLGHTLRIYLNNGNGTFNDPMSYEVGVEQGTLIAQDFNQDGFMDLVVGDLESINLLLGNGNGTFQPPAAYGSNGQMVSTDFNLDGRMDIAVGSGGTVKLLLNQLPALYTPPSPPQNLSGAAGDGSVSLIWAASPEADLAGYNLYRSLYSGGGYTKINGAPITSLSYIDTSVTNGQLYFYTVAAVNTQGEESSLSSKIKLTPHPADTAAPLIKITIPLNGGITVDPLLFVSGTVDDVGAVVTVNGQSAAVQTQSGTFTANNIPLNPGMNTVAATAVDSAGNRSSDTVTVTYALVAGMTGTIQDAATGEPVSGATVSVQDAGGIQTVTTGLDGLYMFLRLVPGEVTLTVTPSVNIYQTTTLTKTLSPGLVMTLNIPLDLRPAILTGTVYDSFPVVDNPKPFLRVYNPIAGATVSVTDGKKTQAVVTDVSGKYRVENITPYEITVTVAKAVYETFIQDQFISPGQTEGIDYLLDKLPPAAPTGLVASPIIRGAALKWNPNTESDLLGYNVYRATTSGGDYSLLNTAPVTSPSYMAGGLAGGTTYYYVVTAINTSGSESGYSAEVSATTPSPTLPISITSPANGTNVNASSVIITGTVDATLNEIGVVIEVNGPDGIESVPAHVNRNSFSAMVPLQAETNVITAVAVNPGGAYGEASITVDASIPSQDVLLIANPESGVPDSTTGLFSVTLRVETTLTNPVSQYRWDLDGNGVIDQVGATLTKVTAQYQAVGIYYPTVSVTDTKGNTYTAATIVNVLSRDELDALLKSKWEGMKTALINGDIEGAIGYFAESSQERYRGIFNAVQSQLSDMVAGMNTIQFIHADNGIAKFRIRRQEAAGEITYYIFFVMDQDGIWRIQQF